A stretch of DNA from Pangasianodon hypophthalmus isolate fPanHyp1 chromosome 2, fPanHyp1.pri, whole genome shotgun sequence:
gagacattccccttcaggaactcgaccTGCGTCACGAAAcactatgggaacgagtatacccacaccgccagacttacaagtccctgcctccaggaggaggcaagcctaaggcacaaggacagaggagccgggagtggctcgcgtatctaggtcataaaacctggcaaaggtcaggggcgtggaccatcccgccgcgttgcagatgtcctgtaaggacacacctgccagaaaggccttagaggccgccaccgctcaggtagagtgagccttgacccccaggggactggggagaccagaggactcgaaagccagagaaatggattctacaatccactggctgagggtctgcttagaagcaggaaaacccctcttagggggaccaaagcacacaagcaactggtccgcctttctccacagggcagttctgcggacgtacgtgtccagtgctcgcactggacacgtacaattgagcttccgatggtcgggctccctgaagggaggaggacagaaagcctgcagcacgaccggccgtggtgccgaggaggggactttcggtacttaccccgctcgggggtacaagaacgctttggccaacccaggcgcaaagtctaaacaggaaggggccactgagagggcctgaagatcccccactctcctaagagaggaaattgccaagagaaaggcaatttttaacgtcagaagacggtccgaaatctcctctatgggctcgaaggggggtttgcagagagcctctaaaaccaaggccaggtcccacgaggggacccgagatcgagctggaggtccgatcctcagcgcaccatggaggaaacgtgtcacccaggggtgcctgcccactgactggccatcgagaggggcgtggcaggccgcaatagctgccacgtacaccttcagggtggagtgggtcagcccctcggagaggcgggcctgcaagaactccagcactgtaccaactgggcagtgaacagggtcaagccggcggtctctgcaccaggaagtgaaaagtttccacttcagggtgtacagtttcctcgtagagggagctctggactggaggatggtctccacaacctcagttgagagaccggaagcacggagttgtgccccctcagaggccacacccacagcttccacagctccgggcgggggtgaagatggccccctgcctgtgagaggagatccctcctgatcggaatctccgatggggagccgtctaggagggaaatcaggtccgagaaccatactcggcccggccagaacggggttACTAACAGTAGGCGAATTCCGTCctggcgcactctctccagaactcccgggagcagagcgaccggagggaAGGCGTACAGACGCGGCCCCcccggctgtaccatggcatccagtccaagaggagctggatgagtcagagagaaccacaGGGGACAGTGTGACGTCTCctgagtcgcaaacagatccacctgggctctgccgaacataccccatatgagctccaccacctcggggtggagtctccattccccgggcaccgcaccctgcctcgacagggcgtccgctcccacgttgagataaccagggatgtaggctgctctcaatgagaggagcttcccttgggaccacacaaggatctggcgcgactgagaggttcaattgccgcaagtccaaaatgggacgcagccctccccccttcttgggaacaatgaagtaccggctgtagaacccggactctctgtcgtgaggagggaccacctcgatggccttcttcctcaggagagtgtgtacttcctgctccaataccagagcctgctcgggacccaccacagtgggaagaaccccagaaaaacgaggcggaggcgagccgaactgaattcggtagcctctttctacagtacgcaggacccaatgagacacattcggcagaagtttccacgctgccagaaagctcactaaagGAATCAGTCTCttgagactgacctctggtgtaatagaagcggttagctgggtgccctgaggcggcgaaccgacatgggggaaatgagctaactgCTGCGAAGGCCTCCgaagaggccgcgagcctcccagacccgctaggTTGCCatgcgagaactgggagaggcgctcaccggagaccgctgcgccctgaagcaccataggtggcagggttggtaGATTGACCTCccgagggcactggggggacccgggcaccgtgagatgaggtgtacgccgcgtcgccccagaggggcccaaaccgtcagggcttcttagctgcggcccttctggacatgaggacggtccttaGATCTGCCTTAGCGCCTGAAGGGCCTGGCCCAGAGCATCatcgcgactcctgctcccgcctcgggggagcacgggaggtgACGCTCtgtttttgggcctccctgtaggagggggccgtacacggagggggctgcccccacccagcagccccacgagctagagagcgacagGGGAGGAACCGATGGAAcaccgccgcctgagcacgggcctgctggtatctctcgacgacggagtctaccacgtcgccaaacaggcccaagggagtaagcggggcgtccatgagcacaaccttgtctttctctttcatatcggacagggtcagccagagatgggacagagggacagatcagcggcccgcctgagctcagctacctgctcagacgtcaTCTCCCcttgctcatccagctctttaagcaggtcggcctggtacgcctgtaacaccgccatggtgtgcagacaagcaccggcctgacctgctgccatgtacgccttgcctaccagcgctgaggtggtccgcagtggcttggtaggcaacgctggagccttcagggacgatgcagcagcaggggacagatagctggctagcgtctgttcaaccctgagCATCGtcctgtaaccggagtagtccagccccgccacattagcataatgggaagaagtggggctgaacaaccgggctgagaacggcctattccaggacctcgacacctcagtgtggaggtccggaaaaaagggcaggctctggggcggaggtggcggcctactgcgtaAAAAATACTCATCCAGCCTAGAgcactgaggctcaggccgtgacacagcgggccagtcaatgctaagcttggcgactgcccgcgtaaccacctcgagcagctctccgtattgaggagactgcggctctgggtcgacgctctccacatcgaggacgataggtggagcgccgactctgctccccggggggaagaaaccgcagagcgtgatTCCgaacccagggaggggacagtggacctggagggtgaggaaggataaagggacgggcccgtctccattccctcctccaggtccatctgcgagccccacgagcacaaccgccgctctgcctcggcagaagtggggccggcaccgcgaggcacgctagtgagggctccctcctcaaagagagcccagcgggagcggagagtgtgcagcggtaaacgctcgcaatgtgcgcagccggctccctcgagagccgactgagcgtgctccgctcccaaacaggcaacgcacagactgtgtgtatccccgcccgtaatatatcgcggacagggaggaacacacggcctgaagcgctgcccgttCTCGCTCTTAGTCTTATCCTTGGCCTTTGGCATGCCGctgataaaacacaaaatagacagaaagacaaacaatatacatagagcgcttgctgaaaacaggaagctaacgcagggctcgccgctcgggcttttatgcttccgggtcgctacgtcaccctgcccgtgacgtctcgcccatccattggacggattagacacgtgattcagagcgcggtcacgcgggggcgttcccatagcgtttcgtgacgcagctcgagttcctgaaggggaactaaTGTAACACTAGGACTGTGAGAATTACTTCATCTCAACGTCAGGTCACAAATATCAATTATTGTTgagaataaaattaatttacatgTTAACCTTTTCACATCCAGAGCGCAAAAGCTGCTGAAGACAGAAATCTGATCATGCGAATGTGAAACCAACTTTACCCCAGTAGCAGCCTCAGGACTTTGCAGAATTGATGACATGGGTGTAGCTGATTCAGTTTTTGATCTCTGATTAGAAACACGTGGTCTTCCAATAGTTCGACACGCCGTTAATGTGCTATTGACCACAAATACCCAAATGTCTGAATATGAAACTATCTTTACCGCAGTAAGAAGCAGCAACTTGCAGCCCAGCTGTCTGCATGCATAACAAATGCAatgttcattattaatttttctcATGACACCAACTACATTAACTTCCATTAACGAACAAGTGCACAGATcagtaaataaatgacattCTCTCATAACTTATTTGCAAttggtacatactgtatatccatcaaaataaacactttaaacaaattaagagaaactaataaataatatactcCCAAACAACACCATGCACTATTTTAAAGCAGCACATTTTTGTGTCATTGAGCTTACCACTCGCTAAACTATAAGCTACACTTCAAGTGACTAAAGAAATATGTGCATTAATTTACTGAACTTGTGTTATGTTAAGCACCCAGTGAGGATTtgaaatggtcaaaaatggtGCGGAACCTGCTTATATCTGAATGATAATAAAATCCTACAGAATTGTCTGGGAGATTTTAACACCATGTTCAACGCCAGCCTCAGTAGCGTCCTGAAACGAGTCCAGATCAGCCTCTCTGAGCTGCCATGCACTgctgatctgactctaaactagctgatctgtctcactcagtctcacacacacctctccactTGATGCAAAGTCATATCAAAGTGTTAACAGTCCTTTAAatcaaaagaaaacacattattTCCCAGTGTAGACTTGTGCAAGTGTGACATTTGAGctgctttctttctctactGTTTCACATTGTTTTTCCACCAAACGACTAGTGGACATTCCCACAGCAGTGATTAGTCAATGTATTAGTTAGTCTATGTATCCCTTAgcttagatagatagatagatagatagatagatagatagatattggGGGTCCAAAGCACTGAATCTGTATGTGGATTTCTAATGATCACTGGGCTACTTAAAAACAGATTGCACAGACATTGCACAGGGTTAGCACTGAGCTACAGTCACAAgccttatctatctatctatctatctatctatctatctatcagagCAGATCTCTCCTCATTTGtaactgtatttaatatattcagTGGTTCTTCTGTTCTCCTGTTTCCAGGTAGATTTCTGCTCTCCatcccctcacacactcctcacacattcctcacacacacacacacactccaccactgTGTGTCAGGATGAAGCTCCTCGCTCTGGTGCTCCTGCTCTCTGCTTTCTCCTCACTGACCCTGACGGAGGTTGTCAATTCTTTTAAACAATCCTGTCCTTCATTCTTCATCCGAAacccaggaaaaaaaagtgacatcATCGTCCCCACTATCTTTAAAGGACGTCAGTATAAGAAGATTTGTCAGCGCTGGAAAAACGAATACAGATTTGCCACCATGTATGACACTCAGAGGAGGATCCCTGTTTACTCAGCCTACACGTTCTTACAGGAAGGGAATACTAAACGCATTGATGAATGGAAAATTGAACCTCAGGTCAGtcagtttgtttaaatatttcattactgATTTATTAACATATGTAGCATTTAAGAACGGAACTAAATGATGATCAGGCAGGAGACACTGTTTGTGCAGCAAATAAGtacaaaataaccaaaaaacAGTGCATGCAATAAATAAGtcagtaaacaaaacaaacaaacaaagcattccttctgtaattttaaaagtttttcttttttcactgtaagtgtcatttacatttcagaCATCCAAACACTGGATTTTACACTGGATTTTTCCCTGATAGCATggattttatttccataaaatctgatttttgtgttgtatttatcATGAACAGTGTGTTGAGTGAGCTgcttaatgtgtttgtgtttaattcaCTACTATTTCATTTCTCCTCCATAACAGCTTGAAAATATCAAAgaatatgaagaaaagaaagagatgaTGGATTCCCCGAGAGATGAAGAAACTGTGAGAAATATAATTAATCAGGCTGTGGACATAGATTATACAGGCAGTGGGTATGATAGAGGTCACGTGTTTCCACGTAACTATTCTGCTAATCAGGATCAAGCAGATTCCACCTTCACTTTAACCAACATAGCACCACAAACAAGCACTAGCAACGGGGAGTGGGAAAGGAAAGTGGAGACACCGATGCTTacagaaatacaaagaaattgTAGGCTAGACCAAAATCACCAGGCGTACATTGTGACCGGGGTCGTTCCAGGGAAGAAATGGTTACCCCTAAAAGGTaaaggaagagagaagaaagaaggaattAATATTCCCAGTCATTTTTGGAGCGCTTTCTGTTGCACTAATAAAACTGATCTTGGGAAACTCACATTGAGGACCTACATCGCTGAGCAAGAGAACTTTAATGTCCGAAATCCCAACATTGACAACCTGAATAAACGACTCACTGAGCTGTATGGTCAGAGGTTCAGAGTGTTTCCAGGATTACCAGTTGAGAAAATAAAGCCTCTTTTTCTAAACAGAAATTCtctatttaaatctaaaaactgCATAAAAACAGCTTCATTCAATTAATGCTGATTAAAACATATGCAACAAGAAACATAAAAATGctctattatattattacatctCATcttctgatgcatttttaatcatattaaatCAACGTGTTTATTTACGGCTGCTTTCACTCTCGGCCAGCGCACGATTTACAGATGAACTCTACAGGAAGTAGACTTTTTTTGTCATACTGAAACTTTTTTAGCTCCTGACCAATCAAGTCACAAATTGGGGGGTGAATGAGAAAAACAaccatggaggacaaagtgctgGTGAATATAAAGAGGTTTACGACATGTCAGATGGAAAATAACTCTTTGTTGATATTCAcattaatctttatttcatctggaTTACTGAGAATAATAGATGTATTCTGGAGCACGAGCTAGGCTAGGTAGTTAGCCTTTACCAGCTACCACTCTAAgagcgttgttatggttacagtgttcATGTTGGATTTCATCTTCTCCATCAGCACAAAAGGAGGAACAGGCAGCGATTTTCCTGTTACAAAAGTATAAAAGCAGCGTAAAGGACACTTTGTTGACCTTCATTTTTCCTGGAACACTTTCCTGTACACTCATGCAAAAAGCTTTTTAATCAACATTGTTAGATTTGCTACTTTTGCAATAAAAGCTACTTTTaaacaatatgcaaatattatgttcaaaataattaaatcaattaaataattaaatctcTCTGTTAATTATCCTGCAGATCTTCAATAAAACTTTACTGTTTGCAGTGAAAGTGGACGATTTTTTTGCCTCATCATTTCATCACACTGCACAGTGACACTTTCTATACACAAGAAGATTTAATGCTAAATGTCTgctgtctattattattattattattattattattattattattattattactattattacataAATGTCCAGCAGGTGGCGCCATTGCACTACTGTGGACAGAGAGGGCGCTGAGTCATAGGtttataacagtgtgtgtgtgcttataaataaataatgttaactaaatataatcatatcagctgtaatcataataataataataattattattattattatttttattattattattattattattataaggatAAATtccttataataataaataataatagggataaattcacatatttacaatatattttgaatcaatttatttctgtaaagctgctttgtgaccattgttaaaagcgctatacaaataaaattgaaattaattGAATCGAGCTATGTACAAAATTATGGACAttaggcattttttttaatgtccacCCCACATCTACACAGGGTAGAAGAAAAGACCTCTACTTCTGAATTAGGTAGCACTTTAGCTATGTCATTTCTTCAGTAATTATTGTTACAgaactgattcattttctcagcCAACATGTTCTCCACCAGAGGGAGCTGAGTAGACctggcgttcccatagcgtttcgtgatgcagcgtctcgttccctcggggaaccatggttacatacataacctggagacgttctcCACCAGAGGGAGCTGAGTAGACCTGGAGCCTCCTCTGAGTGTCATACAGTGTTGCAATCTGGATCTGTTGTTCCAGAGTTGACAGATCTGCTCATACTGATAACCGCTGAATCTCTAACGTTTTTAGCCAACAGTTCAGAGCTTTTTTTTGGTGAAGTTTTgtcattcactcactttcatgtaagtgctttatcctggtcagggtcgcgaTGGATCTGGAAACTTTCCTGAAGAAAGAGCGTTTTGCAGAGCAAGGTAGGCCTTTGAAATTCTTACATTATTGTTGACGCAACAGAAAGCAGTCTAGTAATAACTGGGAATGTTAACACCTTGTTCATTGCCTTTTTTGGGCTTCAGATGAAGAAAGCAcaacattgtttttctttgaaaGAACCCTCAACCTCCGTCAGAATCTGTCAGGAGCACCAGAGCGAGCAGCTTCATCCTGACACacagtggaggagtgtgtgtgaggagtatGTGAGGAGAAACCTACTTGAGGACACAGGTagaaaatacagttaaaaaGAGGGATAGACctacatgtctgtctgtctgtctgtcattacTTATATAAGGCATTTTTGTTGTTCCTGGACAAGATTATACActatttaaaaatcacaaaaagtaaGATCATGTATTCATCTTCTATAAACTCTTTATCCTGTGGCAGTGGATCCGGTGTCTATCCTAGGAACACTGAGGAGGTAGGAATATACTCTGAAAGGGAAACGAGTCGGTCGCAGGGAACCatgatatattacattttttgtttgtagtgtGATATGAAAATTCTCACAACATTCAAAACATCCATCCACATGGCAGGGGACACcttggatggggtgccaacccatcacagggcacaattacacacacattaacacactacagacaatttgggaataccaatcagcctacaacacatgtctttggactggggagagaacatgcaagctccgcACACACAGGGGGAGGCGAGATTCaagcccccaaccctggaggtgcaaggcgaGCCTGCTAATCACTAAGCTACCATGCCCCCTCCCCCATTCAAAACAtgtgtaagtgaaataaaaaaaaaaaaaaaaaaagatcagtaaCTTTTGCATTTTGATCAGTCACTTAACTGTCATATGTTAtagaaatatatgaaattctcacacagtgtctcacacagTGTCACAGTGATAAAAGTGTGCAATATTTATCTGTACAAGTTTACAATCTGTGCAgaactaagagagagagagagagtttctcACCACAAGCTGCTTGAACTtgatgttcaattcaattcaattttatttgtatagcgctattaacaatggacactgtcacatgTTGAAGTTCAGCAGAAGATGTGAGATGATCGCAGGAGGAGATCTTTGTAGAGAGATCTTTATCTGTAGAAGAACCGGCTGGTCTCTCGCTCTTCTGTCTCAGATACTCGCTTTTTAATAACACTGCTGTCACGTACACTTGTCATGTGGTGGGTTTCCATTTAATTTCTGTAGAGGTCGTGACTGTTACTTCCAATAGTGTTGGATAAATCTTATAAATCTTTCCCTCACAGAGGAGAGGGGTTTATAGGATTTATAGGACAGGTGTTTTTTTATACTTGTCCATTGCAGGGCAAAGTCTAATAATCAacttttattgtattattttatcatattattaaatattaacatttagaGAAGGAGGTTTTCCTGTTCAACAGAGACAGCTGGCAAACAACTCTCATCCATGCCCACGTACAGaacaatgtaactataaatcgATGAGTTTTGGTATGAACAAATATTGTTCATGGGTACAATCAGATCCTTTCAgactcagaaacacacacaggacagtaacGTGCATTGTAAGTTTATATTTCTCCTATAAATGATAAAAGATATTAGTACAACAATTAAAATAACTACATAAATTTTCATCTCAATTTTACTCAGTTTATCTGCCTGTtgaattacatttaattcaattGCAAAGTTTTATGCTAATGACATGTAAACCTCTAAAAGGTTTAGCTCCAGCATACCTTACTGATCTTCTGGAACATTACAAACCAACTAGAACACTTCATTCAGCCAAGACAGGTTTATTGTCAATCCCGTtctcctgtctcacacacttgCCTACTTACAACACTCTGGTTGTTAGTTCATGTCCATCTAGTTTCTGTTGTAGTGGTGGTTAAGAAGAAACTAATGCCCTTTCTGTTACACGGTGGCACTACCTACTCTTTCAGCCTCCCaagtaaataaagttttatacaGAACCACTAAACTGTAGTGAATGTGTACAATCAGGTCCTTTCAGATGTCTCTTCACTCACAAGGACACACAGGACAGTCAGGTGCTGCGATTTTACATTAGCATTCCTCCCCTGCGGTACCATGTTCTTCTGAGAAAAATCAGAGTCAAGTCCCAAAGTTTACATCCTTCAGGATGTTTCTTTTTAGAAACATGATGTCATGTTTAATAAATAGTTAATGCAGGCaaatttctttaatatttaaataaatgtcagttAACACATGGATTAACTTTCTATTGTACATTACTTATGGTTTATTCCTGCTGAAGTTTAACATTTGATAAtgttaattataccacagtgctgttgagtaCTTGAAGCTGaaggtgattcattttctataacagcagctctgacagtagtgaagctgcaaatcacaggtttttattaatgcgcttgttctaatgtgttatcgtttctatagtaacagctcattcacagggtctTAATGTGGGATTAATtaaggagtcccacagtgactggtccAATCCTGTTGTCCTGATTCCCGTAGCACACAGGTCAGTCAACTTTAGAAAATCAGTGTGGTGTCTAAACTCGACACTTATCCAGTGCCACACATTGACAATCTGCTTGATCGGTTAGGCACGGCTCACTCTTATTTGAAAAGGGGAAATTGGCAGACTTCCTAAACTCCAGTGTTCCCTGAGAAAACTGTGCTTTTCCCTCTGCCAATTTGTCACCcgttcttttgttttgttttggttattATAATCTATAGGCTGTGGTAGATCAGTGGTAGCTCAGATATTAAGGCATTGGGCTACTGGGCTACaaattggaaggtcatgaggtCAAATTCCACCGCCATAATGCTGCCATTGTTGGatccctgagcaaggcccttaatgctcagctgtatccttttaccactgcaatttgctttggataaaagcattaGCCAAATGATATGAATGTAAAATTATAGTAAAGACTGGCAGCAACACATTTAACATCTGagagctgtcctgagatccttgcAACAGGCAGCAAACCCAAAGAACTGTACAGGAACTGGACTTGGGCCATGGGCAAGTGCATTCTCGAAATGATAAGGCAGTAGTGATTGCCGCCTACCCATAACCCAAGACCATCAAGGGCTCCCTGAAAAGGGAGCACCAAATTCGAGCTAGTTGATGGAGCCATGCCAGTGGACCTTTAGTCAGGTGAAAGCTGCACTTTTTGGTAGCCCACTCTTACATCAACATTATGTTGTCCCAAGGGTTGGAGGGGAAGGAGTGCCCCGTGCTGTACATCAGCTGAAACTCTCCATAAGGAAGGTCCTAACCCTCCAATACTATCTGTTAAGGTGGTCCTTTACCCTTCTTTGGGGCACGCCTCACTCCAGCCATTTAAGTTTGACGTGATCTATAGGACTGGGGTGCAGATAACTGTGGGAGATGTCCTCTGTCTTCAGGAAACGGTTGGTGGAGTCAGTAGAAGACATGCCTGCAATTGCGTCTCCTTCACACCCACCAGGCTatcacatacatttcttttaaccctttatgtggaatgtctgtcgtacaggtccctgtgaatgagctagaacgagtgcattaatataaagctgtgatttgcagcttcactgctgtcagacctgctgttatagatagttaatcaacaccttctgaccaatcacaatccagaattcaacagcggtGGTGTAATTAGAGATAAACAGACAGTCGCCGTATTGTTTTCTGaaatttctgtaatataaacaaatttctCCCTGGTAATCAACCTTGAGATCTTTAATAAAACTTCATTGTTTGCTGTGAAGGTGGACAATTTTGACACCTCATCATTTCATCACACTGCACAGTGACACTTTCTGTACACAAGAAGTTTTAATGCTAAATGCCTGCTGAGTTTTCAGCTCCTTTATAAAACCTCTGAgctgtttaactgtttaactcCTAAGATGTTGTTACAAGATTctgttttgtaaaatgttttctcatCATGGTCAGTGTTCTAAAGgcctgaaaaaataaaaagcctgagaaaatggaaaaataaaactctgTGTAAGTCACACCAGTGGTTTCCTGAAACTGGTTAAAGGGAAAAATGACACTTGTTGAGGTCTGCAAGTGTGAACTGGTGGCTAAAGATGTTAGAACATGTTTGTGTCACACCCTGACCATCATAACAGCTATAATAATAGGTGTGTTATGGGTgtccagggtggtgtgatggccCGATGCCAAGCAGATGTGTTTGGTTTATACTTGATGCACGGCTTTGCAAGCATGTACAAAAGAGATGCAGTAGTAAAGGCGAGCAGCACCGTTCACAAACTCACCTGCATACTTCATGTACAGCCAGAGGATTAAAAGCAATGTCCGCTAGACTGGACCTCAGTGCCAAAACATCCTTGTCCGTTgaagtgtaaaatgtttagcgatttcaggcacagcaatgttaaacacactgatgagctctgtttCTCAAGCCGTGCCAATGGGCCTTTTGTCAGGTGAAAGCTACACTTTTTGGTAGCCCACTCTTACATCAACATTCTGGGGGCCATGTTGTCCCAAGGGTTGGAGGGGAAGGTGTGCCCCGTACTATACATCAGCTGCAAACTCTCCATAAGGAAGAGCTGATTCACTCTCGCATCAATTGGACGGTCCTGACCCTCCAATACTATCTGTTAAAGTGGTCCTTTACCCTTCTTTGGGGCACGCCTCACTCCAGCCATTTAAGTTTGACGTGATCTATAGGACTGGGGTGCAGATAACTGTGGGAGatgtcctctgtcttgaagaaaCGGTTGGTGGAGTCAGTAGAAGACATGCCTGCAATTGCGTCTCCTTCACACCCACCAGGCTatcacatacatttcttttaaccctttatgtggaatgtctccctgtgaatgagctagaacgagtgcattaatataaagctgtgatttgcagcttcactgctgtcagacctgctgttatagatagttaatcaacaccttctgaccaatcacaatccagaattcaacagtgctgaggTGTAATTAGAGATAATCAGACAGTCGCCGTATTGTTTTCTGaaatttctgtaatataaacaaatttctCCCTGGTAATCAACCTTGAGATCTTTAATAAAACTTCATTGTTTGCTGTGAAGGTGGACAATTTTGACACCTCATCATTTCATCACACTGCAAGGTGACACTTTCTGTACACAAGAAG
This window harbors:
- the LOC113525753 gene encoding endonuclease domain-containing 1 protein: MKLLALVLLLSAFSSLTLTEVVNSFKQSCPSFFIRNPGKKSDIIVPTIFKGRQYKKICQRWKNEYRFATMYDTQRRIPVYSAYTFLQEGNTKRIDEWKIEPQLENIKEYEEKKEMMDSPRDEETVRNIINQAVDIDYTGSGYDRGHVFPRNYSANQDQADSTFTLTNIAPQTSTSNGEWERKVETPMLTEIQRNCRLDQNHQAYIVTGVVPGKKWLPLKGKGREKKEGINIPSHFWSAFCCTNKTDLGKLTLRTYIAEQENFNVRNPNIDNLNKRLTELYGQRVAMDLETFLKKERFAEQDEESTTLFFFERTLNLRQNLSGAPERAASS